A single window of Nicotiana tomentosiformis chromosome 1, ASM39032v3, whole genome shotgun sequence DNA harbors:
- the LOC104103363 gene encoding uncharacterized protein isoform X2, whose translation MDLETENRIAAILLKEAAELRRQAESDGALSYLHRPNVRGRPNSRFLTATVLGVQQANRAVEVNEMWKLRQKEVELENRLKGRLADKNRDTKCHSSSVSERRSHERCDTDSGTSGSKKREMQDSHSSEDDGLRDAEIEEFLQSRVKRGRGTVGSRMDEAGPYLPSGPDPRERESASPDMKLSKGRAYHVVIGPEKPVWLNSPGSLENESLSEDTTKGRKKAKSSKHHHQCRKHRSKKKSRDKEDKRRREEKRVKRHR comes from the exons atggatttggagacaGAGAACAGAATTGCAGCAATTCTGTTGAAAGAGGCTGCAGAATTGCGGCGGCAAGCGGAGTCAGATGGTGCACTTTCTTATCTTCATCGGCCTAATGTCAGGGGGAGACCAAATTCACGGTTTTTAACAGCAACTGTTCTTGGAGTACAACAAG CTAACCGAGCTGTTGAAGTAAATGAAATGTGGAAGTTAAGGCAGAAAGAGGTGGAGCTTGAGAACAGGCTTAAAGGGAGGTTGGCAGATAAGAACAGAGATACAAAGTGTCATAGCTCTAGTGTCTCGGAAAGGAGGTCACATGAGAGATGTGATACTGATTCAGGCACGAGTGGATCAAAGAAAAGAGAGATGCAGGATTCTCATTCCAGTGAGGATGATGGCTTGAGAGATGCTGAAATTGAGGAATTTTTACAGTCACG GGTCAAGCGTGGCAGGGGAACTGTTGGGTCACGGATGGATGAAGCTGGCCCTTACCTTCCTTCTGGTCCGGATCCTAGAGAGAGAGAGTCAGCAAGTCCTGATATGAAGCTAAGCAAAGGACGCGCATATCATGTTGTCATTGGTCCAGAGAAGCCCGTCTGGCTGAATTCCCCTGGTTCTTTAGAAAATGAATCTCTGTCAGAAGATACGACAAAGGGCCGGAAGAAGGCTAAATCCAGTAAACACCACCACCAGTGTAGGAAACATAGATCAAAAAAGAAGTCCAGGGACAAGGAGGATAAAAGGAGGAGAGAGGAGAAAAGGGTTAAACGTCACAGATAG
- the LOC104103363 gene encoding uncharacterized protein isoform X1, translating into MDLETENRIAAILLKEAAELRRQAESDGALSYLHRPNVRGRPNSRFLTATVLGVQQGTHCFYFPLRVLAFCSANRAVEVNEMWKLRQKEVELENRLKGRLADKNRDTKCHSSSVSERRSHERCDTDSGTSGSKKREMQDSHSSEDDGLRDAEIEEFLQSRVKRGRGTVGSRMDEAGPYLPSGPDPRERESASPDMKLSKGRAYHVVIGPEKPVWLNSPGSLENESLSEDTTKGRKKAKSSKHHHQCRKHRSKKKSRDKEDKRRREEKRVKRHR; encoded by the exons atggatttggagacaGAGAACAGAATTGCAGCAATTCTGTTGAAAGAGGCTGCAGAATTGCGGCGGCAAGCGGAGTCAGATGGTGCACTTTCTTATCTTCATCGGCCTAATGTCAGGGGGAGACCAAATTCACGGTTTTTAACAGCAACTGTTCTTGGAGTACAACAAGGCACGCATTGCTTTTATTTCCCACTACGAGTTCTAGCTTTTTGTTCGG CTAACCGAGCTGTTGAAGTAAATGAAATGTGGAAGTTAAGGCAGAAAGAGGTGGAGCTTGAGAACAGGCTTAAAGGGAGGTTGGCAGATAAGAACAGAGATACAAAGTGTCATAGCTCTAGTGTCTCGGAAAGGAGGTCACATGAGAGATGTGATACTGATTCAGGCACGAGTGGATCAAAGAAAAGAGAGATGCAGGATTCTCATTCCAGTGAGGATGATGGCTTGAGAGATGCTGAAATTGAGGAATTTTTACAGTCACG GGTCAAGCGTGGCAGGGGAACTGTTGGGTCACGGATGGATGAAGCTGGCCCTTACCTTCCTTCTGGTCCGGATCCTAGAGAGAGAGAGTCAGCAAGTCCTGATATGAAGCTAAGCAAAGGACGCGCATATCATGTTGTCATTGGTCCAGAGAAGCCCGTCTGGCTGAATTCCCCTGGTTCTTTAGAAAATGAATCTCTGTCAGAAGATACGACAAAGGGCCGGAAGAAGGCTAAATCCAGTAAACACCACCACCAGTGTAGGAAACATAGATCAAAAAAGAAGTCCAGGGACAAGGAGGATAAAAGGAGGAGAGAGGAGAAAAGGGTTAAACGTCACAGATAG